A single Vulcanisaeta distributa DSM 14429 DNA region contains:
- a CDS encoding recombinase family protein — MIPAVAYVRVSTEMQDPTNQVEYLKRWSGSRGFHILKFYIDEAVSGASPIMDRPAFRNLISDIEGNALSPRPMVLLVYETSRLVRNFQELFRLLDIVENRLGLLIVSTSEKEAVLQNLDGAYRQFLRTVLAFVASMEREFIRQRTRAAMERLRAEGKIVSKVDLMPSELVREVLRLYSEGLSQRAISTKLGISLYAVRRILSKHGYRGNYTCPRCLHRMVIADKALIQVDGKYGIKYVLHCPNCGYEEARIE; from the coding sequence GTGATTCCTGCTGTAGCATACGTTAGAGTATCCACTGAGATGCAGGACCCAACTAACCAGGTTGAGTATCTAAAGCGGTGGAGTGGGTCAAGGGGTTTTCATATATTGAAGTTCTACATTGATGAGGCAGTTAGTGGGGCCTCACCGATAATGGATAGGCCAGCCTTTAGGAATTTAATCAGTGACATTGAGGGTAATGCACTTAGCCCTAGACCAATGGTTCTCCTGGTCTATGAAACATCGAGGCTCGTTAGGAATTTCCAGGAGCTCTTTAGGCTCTTAGATATCGTTGAGAATCGGCTTGGTCTGCTCATAGTTAGTACCAGTGAGAAGGAGGCTGTGCTTCAAAACCTGGATGGTGCATATAGGCAGTTCTTAAGGACTGTATTGGCCTTCGTGGCATCCATGGAGAGGGAGTTCATTAGGCAGAGGACTAGGGCAGCAATGGAGAGGCTTAGGGCTGAGGGTAAGATTGTCTCTAAGGTAGACTTAATGCCGAGCGAATTAGTTAGGGAGGTTTTAAGACTATATAGTGAGGGCTTGAGTCAAAGGGCTATATCGACTAAGTTGGGTATTAGCCTTTATGCAGTGAGGAGGATATTAAGTAAGCATGGTTATAGGGGTAATTACACATGCCCACGCTGTCTGCATAGGATGGTTATTGCTGATAAGGCATTGATCCAGGTTGATGGTAAGTATGGCATTAAGTACGTGCTTCACTGCCCTAATTGTGGTTATGAGGAAGCAAGAATTGAATGA
- a CDS encoding D-2-hydroxyacid dehydrogenase gives MVKALITDPVDEYIINELSKHGVTVDYRPGINRDDLLKVVGDYEILVVRSRTKVTKEVIDAAGRLRVIARAGVGLDNIDVDYARLRGIEVINAPEGSTQSVAELTIGLMIAAARLVALQDRLVKGGEWPKGKYVGSELFGKVLGIIGFGRIGQRVAELARAIGMNIQAYDIVDMRDKALKLGVDFVDFETLIRSSDFITIHVSLTPSAKYMIGEREFQMMKDGVIIINTSRGEVIDTRALLKALNDGKVAAAALDVLEHEPPREPWEIELVKHPRVIITPHIGAETREAQRRIAEILVNKIVNYLMSNNIK, from the coding sequence ATGGTTAAGGCCTTAATAACGGACCCAGTGGATGAGTACATAATCAACGAGTTGAGTAAGCATGGCGTGACTGTTGATTATAGGCCAGGCATTAATAGGGATGATTTATTGAAGGTTGTTGGGGATTATGAAATTTTAGTAGTTAGGAGTAGGACAAAGGTCACTAAGGAGGTTATTGATGCGGCCGGTAGGTTAAGGGTGATAGCTAGGGCTGGTGTTGGGCTGGATAACATTGACGTGGATTATGCCAGGTTAAGGGGTATTGAGGTAATCAATGCGCCTGAGGGATCTACTCAATCAGTGGCGGAGCTGACCATAGGCTTAATGATCGCCGCAGCAAGGCTTGTGGCTCTGCAGGATAGGTTAGTTAAGGGTGGTGAGTGGCCGAAGGGTAAGTATGTCGGTAGTGAATTATTCGGGAAGGTACTTGGTATAATTGGGTTTGGCAGGATTGGACAGAGGGTCGCTGAGTTAGCTAGGGCTATAGGCATGAATATTCAGGCATATGATATAGTCGACATGAGAGATAAGGCATTAAAGCTCGGTGTTGATTTCGTAGATTTCGAGACACTGATTAGGAGTAGTGATTTCATAACAATACACGTATCCTTAACACCAAGTGCAAAGTACATGATTGGTGAGCGGGAGTTTCAGATGATGAAGGATGGCGTAATAATAATCAATACGTCCAGGGGCGAGGTAATAGATACAAGGGCATTACTCAAGGCGCTCAACGATGGTAAGGTGGCTGCCGCAGCTCTTGACGTGCTTGAACATGAGCCGCCCAGGGAGCCTTGGGAAATAGAACTTGTTAAGCACCCAAGGGTCATAATAACACCGCACATAGGCGCAGAGACCAGGGAGGCTCAAAGAAGGATTGCGGAAATACTCGTGAACAAAATAGTGAATTACCTAATGAGCAATAACATTAAGTGA
- a CDS encoding DsrE family protein, translating into MLRVVVQVSDINNVDQALTSCNNLINEIPDAEVEVVFHQSAINAVVRGSTVEDRIRDLMRRGVVIVACRNSMRSRNITEDQLIDGVKIVNAGVAEIVRKQAEGWVYLKL; encoded by the coding sequence ATGCTGAGAGTCGTGGTACAGGTTTCGGATATTAACAACGTGGACCAGGCACTAACCTCATGCAACAACCTAATAAATGAAATACCCGATGCAGAGGTTGAGGTTGTTTTTCATCAATCCGCAATAAATGCCGTTGTTAGGGGCAGCACTGTTGAGGATCGGATAAGGGATCTGATGAGGCGTGGTGTCGTGATAGTCGCCTGCAGGAATTCAATGAGGAGTAGAAACATAACGGAGGATCAGTTAATAGATGGCGTTAAAATTGTGAATGCTGGTGTCGCTGAAATTGTACGTAAACAGGCAGAGGGTTGGGTATACCTAAAGTTATGA
- a CDS encoding substrate-binding domain-containing protein, giving the protein MSEADITLPGFNIISDVKGVLSGVRMSLAGNQWFVIDELIKFLKSMGFNVYVETIPPGLVLRRALGEPLVIGGLVIDVKPEIVSLPTSMLNGLTVKDKFDYVENDLAIVYVGEPVNDWCELRNRRVAIPNPVTEGIGALFRELCTEYCGDYSEFIGRGSVYLTRIHHREIPELLRNGLIDAGVVWRTEAIYWGFKYTVPIRNRVSRLSFALMPWAGNDAIKVFELLRSDDVRRMYEKYGFRWIAKP; this is encoded by the coding sequence ATGAGTGAGGCTGACATAACTCTACCTGGCTTTAACATCATAAGTGATGTAAAGGGTGTGTTGAGCGGTGTTAGGATGAGTTTGGCAGGCAATCAATGGTTTGTTATTGACGAGTTAATTAAATTTCTAAAGTCCATGGGGTTTAACGTGTATGTTGAGACCATACCACCAGGTCTTGTATTAAGGAGAGCATTGGGTGAGCCCCTCGTTATTGGTGGTTTGGTTATTGACGTTAAGCCGGAAATAGTATCATTACCAACAAGCATGCTTAATGGGTTAACGGTCAAGGATAAGTTTGATTACGTTGAGAATGACTTAGCAATAGTGTATGTTGGTGAGCCTGTGAATGATTGGTGTGAGTTGAGGAATAGGAGGGTTGCAATTCCGAACCCAGTCACGGAGGGCATTGGTGCATTGTTTAGGGAATTATGCACTGAGTACTGTGGTGATTACTCAGAATTTATTGGTAGAGGCTCAGTGTACCTAACGAGGATACACCATAGGGAAATACCTGAATTACTCCGTAATGGGTTAATTGATGCGGGGGTTGTTTGGAGGACAGAGGCGATTTACTGGGGCTTTAAATATACGGTGCCCATTAGGAATAGGGTTAGTAGGTTATCCTTCGCGTTAATGCCGTGGGCAGGTAATGACGCTATTAAGGTCTTCGAACTTTTACGTAGCGACGATGTTAGGCGTATGTATGAGAAGTACGGGTTTAGGTGGATTGCAAAGCCCTAG
- a CDS encoding type II toxin-antitoxin system VapC family toxin yields MSYLFDASSIMNITKYLRRDAVKVLRNNYVLDLTIYEVGNAIWRETALLKYLVEDEALTMYKDMLKIFSYMNIVKPKNPELVLNLAMKIRLTYYDAAYVTVASEEDLTLVTDDKKLIKVINDNRKAIIELLHKDVTVKSSDIFIGRNKQ; encoded by the coding sequence ATGAGTTATCTATTTGACGCTTCGTCAATTATGAATATAACTAAGTATTTAAGGAGAGATGCAGTAAAAGTTTTACGCAATAATTATGTGCTTGACTTAACAATATATGAGGTTGGTAATGCGATTTGGAGGGAAACCGCGTTGCTTAAGTATTTAGTAGAGGACGAGGCTTTAACTATGTATAAAGATATGCTTAAAATTTTTAGTTATATGAATATTGTTAAGCCAAAGAATCCCGAGTTGGTGCTTAATCTAGCAATGAAAATCAGGTTGACGTATTATGATGCCGCTTACGTCACTGTGGCATCTGAGGAGGATTTAACGTTGGTAACTGATGATAAGAAATTAATTAAGGTGATTAATGATAATAGAAAAGCAATTATTGAATTGCTTCATAAGGATGTAACGGTTAAATCCAGCGATATTTTCATAGGTAGGAATAAGCAATGA
- a CDS encoding type II toxin-antitoxin system CcdA family antitoxin → MGYVTVSAKIKRELWEKLKKYNIPISDVIRRALEEEVRKAEEEELARALDEAGQILSKIPDEEIIKAVRLSRDEG, encoded by the coding sequence ATGGGTTACGTAACGGTATCCGCAAAGATAAAGAGGGAGCTGTGGGAGAAGTTGAAGAAATATAATATACCAATTAGCGACGTAATAAGGAGGGCGCTTGAAGAGGAGGTCAGGAAGGCCGAGGAAGAGGAATTGGCTAGGGCTCTCGATGAAGCAGGTCAAATACTTAGTAAGATACCTGATGAGGAGATCATAAAAGCTGTTAGATTAAGCCGTGATGAAGGATGA
- a CDS encoding TIM barrel protein yields the protein MARVYLGPAGIPIGAKERKRSAGTIDGIRYVSEVGLNAMEVEFVQGVRMTREAAQEAGEVARELGVRLSVHAPYFINLCSEERDKVEASLTRLQESLDRGEAMGATVVVFHPAYYGKLGPEGCYNAVKDGVLRIIDWMKENDIKNVKLGLEVMARKSQFGGLEETFRLVKEINHPQVVAVIDWGHVFARNGGSIDYRAVLNMWREYFGDQPMHTHFTCVKYRKGEWVDEHEPIDTNNPPFEPLARELGSEDIEITIINESPLLEKDALKMKEMLLKYNNVLVGLH from the coding sequence ATGGCTAGGGTATACCTCGGACCTGCCGGGATTCCAATAGGTGCTAAGGAGAGGAAGAGGAGTGCTGGTACGATAGACGGTATTAGGTACGTGAGCGAGGTCGGCCTGAACGCCATGGAGGTTGAGTTTGTGCAGGGGGTTAGGATGACCAGGGAGGCTGCGCAGGAGGCTGGTGAGGTTGCTAGGGAACTTGGTGTTAGGCTGTCCGTGCATGCGCCCTACTTCATAAACCTATGCAGTGAGGAGAGAGATAAGGTTGAGGCTAGCTTAACTAGGCTTCAGGAATCCCTTGATAGGGGCGAGGCGATGGGCGCGACCGTGGTTGTCTTCCACCCGGCATACTACGGTAAGCTTGGCCCGGAGGGGTGCTATAATGCCGTTAAGGATGGCGTCCTCAGGATCATTGATTGGATGAAGGAGAATGATATTAAGAATGTTAAGCTTGGCCTCGAGGTTATGGCCAGGAAAAGCCAATTCGGCGGTTTGGAAGAGACCTTTAGGCTCGTTAAGGAGATTAATCACCCACAGGTTGTTGCCGTCATCGATTGGGGACACGTGTTTGCCAGGAATGGTGGTTCTATTGATTATAGGGCTGTGCTTAACATGTGGCGTGAGTACTTCGGGGACCAACCAATGCACACCCACTTCACCTGCGTTAAGTACAGGAAGGGTGAATGGGTTGATGAGCATGAGCCAATTGACACTAATAATCCACCCTTCGAGCCCCTCGCCAGGGAGTTAGGCAGCGAAGATATTGAGATAACCATAATAAACGAGTCGCCACTACTCGAGAAGGACGCACTTAAGATGAAGGAAATGCTGCTCAAGTATAACAATGTTCTCGTGGGGTTGCATTGA
- a CDS encoding nucleotidyltransferase domain-containing protein gives MEGIIKWREELRSRALELARQVADRVHGTVFLVGSYARGDFAEDSDIDVVVIGDFNEPPHRRLLDLDTPPNVEVLAFNVNEVFKIVDRCYPLALDIALGIVLRDDLGISSELVVRARRCVR, from the coding sequence ATGGAGGGGATTATTAAGTGGCGTGAGGAGTTGAGGAGTAGGGCATTGGAGCTGGCTAGGCAGGTTGCTGATAGGGTTCATGGTACGGTATTCCTAGTTGGTTCGTATGCTAGGGGTGATTTCGCAGAGGATAGCGACATCGATGTCGTTGTTATAGGCGACTTTAATGAGCCACCGCATAGGAGACTTCTTGACTTAGATACTCCGCCTAATGTCGAGGTCCTAGCATTTAATGTTAATGAGGTATTTAAGATCGTTGACCGGTGCTACCCGCTCGCCCTTGATATTGCCTTGGGCATTGTTCTCAGGGATGACTTGGGCATCTCAAGCGAGTTGGTAGTTAGGGCGAGGAGGTGCGTGAGGTAA
- a CDS encoding HEPN domain-containing protein has translation MSLSVDVEEFGRWILMARRTLESARGDEERGDYNWSCFKAHQASEFAVKAILYGIGRPTRGHSITHLLSELGRMVQVPSDVMDLGKFLDKFYVPTRYVDAWSEGVPYEYFTRSDAEMAIKAAERIIVFVEDLWRGLLSGVRS, from the coding sequence ATGAGTCTTAGCGTTGATGTTGAGGAGTTCGGTAGGTGGATTTTAATGGCTAGGAGAACGCTTGAGTCGGCGAGGGGTGATGAGGAGAGGGGGGATTATAATTGGTCGTGTTTCAAGGCGCATCAGGCGTCGGAGTTTGCCGTGAAGGCTATTCTATACGGAATTGGCAGGCCCACGAGGGGTCACTCCATTACTCATTTGCTTAGTGAATTGGGTAGGATGGTTCAGGTCCCCAGTGATGTTATGGATTTGGGTAAGTTTCTTGATAAGTTCTACGTGCCGACTAGGTATGTTGATGCATGGAGTGAGGGTGTGCCTTATGAGTACTTTACGCGTAGTGATGCGGAAATGGCTATTAAGGCTGCTGAGAGGATTATAGTGTTTGTTGAGGATTTATGGAGGGGATTATTAAGTGGCGTGAGGAGTTGA
- the amrS gene encoding AmmeMemoRadiSam system radical SAM enzyme: protein MSITEMPIYSWPLRMYEPSSELLRLPNVRESSFSVSLENNRVKCTLCHRQCTLSNGQVGLCGMRFNINGRLYTATYGLLTAAESRPMEIKPLFHYYPRTSALTISTYGCNFPCAWCQNWHLSKFTSMDGVYVPPEKLVEWAIENGDSGINVSFNEPTLLTEYVIDVFRLARARGLHASINTNGYLTPEALRALFNAGMDGMNSDIKGGRETYKRWLAADFDRLMSTLEYAVKLGIHLEVTYLVIPGVNDDEADEVINAVARLGRDVPLHITAYYPAHKLRNSPTPVELIENIWRRAKKELDYVYVGNIPGHPGQHTYCPRCGAVLIKRFEDRVIDVKLVNYKCPRCGYEIKIRGYIGKYGNLYRRFV from the coding sequence ATGAGTATTACTGAAATGCCCATTTACTCATGGCCGTTAAGAATGTACGAACCATCAAGCGAATTACTCAGGTTACCCAACGTTAGGGAGAGCTCATTCAGTGTGAGTCTCGAGAATAATAGGGTCAAGTGCACATTATGCCATAGGCAATGCACACTGTCAAATGGGCAGGTTGGACTCTGCGGTATGCGATTCAACATCAACGGAAGACTCTACACAGCCACATACGGCCTACTAACGGCAGCTGAATCAAGACCAATGGAGATCAAACCATTATTCCACTACTATCCACGCACATCAGCCCTAACAATTAGTACGTATGGATGCAACTTCCCATGTGCATGGTGTCAGAATTGGCACTTGAGCAAATTTACCAGCATGGATGGCGTTTATGTGCCACCTGAGAAGCTTGTTGAGTGGGCTATTGAAAATGGTGACTCCGGGATTAACGTGAGTTTTAATGAACCGACACTACTAACTGAGTATGTAATCGACGTTTTTAGGCTTGCCAGGGCCAGGGGCTTGCACGCCTCAATCAACACCAATGGTTATCTCACCCCTGAGGCCCTGAGGGCCTTATTTAATGCGGGTATGGATGGGATGAACTCCGACATTAAGGGTGGCCGTGAGACATATAAGCGGTGGTTAGCTGCTGATTTCGATAGGTTAATGAGTACCCTTGAGTATGCCGTTAAGTTGGGTATTCACTTGGAGGTTACGTACCTAGTAATACCTGGTGTTAATGATGATGAGGCTGATGAGGTAATAAATGCGGTGGCCAGGTTGGGTAGGGATGTTCCACTTCACATAACGGCTTATTACCCAGCACATAAGCTACGCAATTCACCAACACCTGTTGAGTTGATTGAGAACATTTGGAGGAGGGCTAAGAAAGAGCTTGACTACGTCTATGTCGGCAATATACCTGGGCACCCGGGCCAGCACACGTATTGTCCAAGGTGTGGTGCCGTATTAATTAAGAGATTTGAGGACAGAGTCATCGACGTGAAGCTGGTAAACTACAAATGCCCCAGGTGCGGCTATGAAATAAAGATCAGAGGCTACATAGGCAAGTACGGAAACCTATACAGAAGGTTCGTATAG
- a CDS encoding DUF4870 domain-containing protein encodes MSSSESRVWAAIAWALLIIGAIVALIIRPRDDYVRYWAVESIGFTIVIIIAWILVEIVSIVFAFTIVIPLILKVLYGLGVFLAWIIGVFKALTGDYWRPPIIHETSEWVKRVLRL; translated from the coding sequence ATGAGTAGTTCGGAGAGTAGGGTTTGGGCTGCGATTGCATGGGCCCTCCTAATAATTGGGGCCATAGTGGCCTTGATCATTAGGCCTAGGGATGATTATGTTAGGTATTGGGCCGTGGAGTCCATTGGATTTACGATAGTCATTATCATTGCTTGGATACTCGTGGAGATCGTATCGATAGTGTTCGCATTCACGATAGTGATACCCCTAATACTGAAGGTGCTTTATGGACTTGGCGTATTCCTGGCATGGATAATTGGCGTGTTTAAGGCATTAACGGGTGATTACTGGAGGCCACCGATCATCCATGAAACCAGTGAGTGGGTTAAGAGGGTTTTACGACTATAA
- a CDS encoding fucose isomerase — MSSKIRIPLAFIDPVIGDLGAPPESLKFIENEKSTLINALRSSFPDVEFVSYDIRDPVDVQAFLNAEGNAVGYIVVTLNSLMGFIDPIVRSGKPVIIIAEAYAGAGEYMLGISKALSEGYPVIGISTRDLASQAVITSVRYLVALARLRMSKVLFVVSPSLKSHLYWQFGPNTDMYSVFRLIQSITGVTPIIMDANEFRARFFDKVSDEEADEWASKWVKYAEAVYDDSMDEIRNSAKLYIAMRNAVKELGVNAVAVDCIVLYNTGLLRAWPCLGYMQLWYDGIIPICEADPYATVPILIAKYLFNRNGFVVNVGVDEERGEFIYHHCYAPTNPHGGDKPEVPYIITKAHLGTKHASVHVRLPTNEPVTIVGFNPEERLLTIHVSKSVSNEYSPQACATKLIGSGNASNVVRNWKWRGGWHRVVIYGDFRKELEEFARLLGLRVLHEDL, encoded by the coding sequence ATGAGCTCAAAAATAAGGATACCACTAGCCTTCATAGACCCTGTAATTGGCGACTTAGGTGCTCCACCGGAGTCACTGAAGTTTATTGAAAATGAGAAAAGTACCCTCATTAATGCCCTTAGGTCCTCATTCCCGGATGTTGAATTCGTGAGCTATGATATTAGAGATCCAGTTGATGTTCAGGCATTTTTAAATGCAGAAGGTAATGCGGTGGGTTACATTGTTGTTACCCTAAATTCATTGATGGGTTTTATAGATCCGATAGTTAGGAGTGGTAAACCCGTAATTATAATCGCTGAGGCCTACGCAGGTGCTGGCGAGTATATGCTAGGCATTAGTAAGGCTTTAAGTGAGGGTTACCCAGTCATTGGGATCTCCACACGCGATTTGGCAAGTCAGGCCGTAATAACTAGTGTTAGGTATTTAGTGGCGTTGGCTAGGCTAAGGATGAGTAAGGTATTGTTTGTGGTCTCGCCCAGCCTTAAGTCACATCTGTATTGGCAGTTTGGGCCTAACACGGACATGTACAGTGTGTTTAGGTTGATACAGTCAATAACGGGGGTCACACCAATAATAATGGATGCCAATGAGTTTAGGGCTAGGTTCTTTGATAAGGTTAGTGATGAGGAAGCCGATGAGTGGGCAAGTAAGTGGGTTAAGTATGCTGAGGCTGTCTATGATGACTCAATGGATGAGATTAGGAATTCGGCCAAGCTTTACATAGCCATGAGGAATGCCGTGAAGGAGCTGGGCGTTAATGCAGTAGCCGTTGATTGCATAGTACTTTATAACACGGGGCTTCTGAGGGCTTGGCCATGCCTCGGTTACATGCAGCTTTGGTATGATGGAATAATACCAATCTGTGAGGCTGATCCTTACGCTACCGTGCCAATATTAATTGCGAAGTACCTATTCAATAGGAATGGTTTTGTTGTGAATGTTGGTGTTGATGAGGAGAGGGGTGAGTTCATATATCATCACTGTTACGCACCGACAAATCCTCATGGCGGTGATAAGCCTGAGGTACCCTACATAATAACGAAGGCCCACCTAGGGACTAAGCATGCATCAGTGCATGTTAGATTACCTACGAATGAGCCTGTGACTATCGTTGGTTTCAATCCTGAGGAGCGATTATTGACCATCCACGTATCTAAGTCAGTGAGTAATGAGTACTCACCGCAGGCCTGCGCAACAAAGCTCATAGGTAGTGGAAATGCAAGTAATGTTGTACGTAATTGGAAGTGGCGTGGTGGGTGGCATAGGGTGGTGATTTATGGCGACTTCAGAAAAGAGCTAGAGGAGTTTGCCAGGTTACTTGGGCTTAGGGTTTTACATGAGGATTTATAG
- a CDS encoding thermopsin: MRVSFSVNNHCRFMVIIPLLIMLIMPVGSVMAQSMLGYEIIKPQPSMFSYINPTTIGLTKYSAQSGVNDTTAGMVILLPSYYLPLSYNFSAGQFVNIYVWSNQSISIYLMNNEQYSAFSSGQSYTYIYEAGGSIIERSFYISGGGTYYIVIDNNNQGPAFVLYEITESPSPEGPNFPMGIADYGLALLRGNLLAYEYSTDMFVGEVTIYNASTTEPSYCPSLEVKPGNTWFSTQLNVVMLIQTANGNTQYYWLQDVLEFNSQSDQFQVLDNIWNDTGSTSVINSALISGNGGITSSGSNVLYYDWGIEQPQSVSLPFTIYLVIKVGLNSNGYPWAAFGYSLNGQTTTWYDNVTIMIPSNYASITVSPPNPLLNKYVPFNDAELVVAGPGDSECTIANTLGVELGLYFKYGDYLVPIPYMWNFGMHTAESILNASSISIGPGMAFVKNGNEEPTYIMGYFALLTIYNSINGVTNTSIVTPGTPVKISEPEIIVFNNGTRYVLQGYVINGSEYLSTASLSIVINGSTSIDIEWVRQYMVNVTSPIPILVNGNATSNYSGWVNAGSTITISAPKYYVFNNETRLAFQYFYVINYEPYYTINYPYNVTFTVGSPMAFTAVYTRQYLVSIMSTAPIYVNGSAYMNYTGWVNEGSTLVLTIPRYYQLGNETRYVFNGNNTAIALTVDEPEELSINQWTRQYLINITSQYPVNINGTTTTQYTDWLDAGSIIVVRPSTVFADGLLLQEPGLTLVVNGPMTISIKWTINWALTAALYAVVLIIIVSIILLIRRSRRKAPQYEAMP; the protein is encoded by the coding sequence ATGAGGGTTAGTTTTTCAGTGAATAATCACTGTAGGTTCATGGTAATTATTCCCCTGCTAATTATGCTTATAATGCCGGTAGGCTCCGTAATGGCTCAGTCAATGCTTGGTTATGAAATTATTAAACCGCAGCCAAGCATGTTCAGTTACATAAACCCAACCACCATAGGGCTAACGAAATACTCAGCTCAGTCTGGGGTTAATGATACAACCGCTGGTATGGTTATATTACTACCTAGTTACTATTTGCCACTTTCGTATAACTTCTCGGCTGGTCAGTTCGTGAATATATATGTCTGGTCCAACCAATCAATATCAATTTATCTGATGAATAATGAACAGTACTCAGCCTTCTCATCGGGTCAATCATACACGTACATTTATGAAGCAGGTGGAAGCATTATTGAAAGATCCTTCTATATCAGCGGTGGCGGCACCTACTACATAGTCATTGATAATAATAATCAAGGCCCGGCCTTCGTACTTTACGAAATAACGGAATCACCAAGCCCCGAAGGACCTAACTTCCCAATGGGTATTGCCGATTATGGACTAGCGCTGCTACGGGGTAATTTACTGGCTTATGAGTATTCCACGGACATGTTCGTTGGTGAGGTGACAATATACAACGCAAGCACTACAGAGCCTAGTTACTGCCCGTCACTTGAGGTCAAACCAGGCAATACCTGGTTTAGTACTCAGTTGAACGTGGTTATGCTCATTCAAACAGCCAATGGCAATACCCAGTATTATTGGTTGCAGGATGTGTTGGAGTTCAATTCTCAGAGTGATCAGTTCCAGGTTCTTGATAACATATGGAATGACACGGGTAGCACCAGTGTAATTAATTCTGCATTAATAAGCGGCAATGGTGGAATAACTTCCTCAGGGAGTAACGTGCTTTATTATGATTGGGGCATTGAGCAGCCCCAGTCGGTGTCTTTGCCTTTCACAATATACCTAGTCATTAAGGTTGGGTTGAATAGTAATGGCTACCCATGGGCAGCCTTCGGATACTCACTAAACGGACAAACAACAACATGGTACGACAACGTAACCATAATGATACCATCAAACTACGCAAGCATTACAGTGTCACCACCCAACCCACTGCTTAATAAGTATGTGCCATTTAACGACGCGGAATTGGTGGTGGCTGGTCCAGGAGATAGTGAATGCACCATTGCCAACACCCTGGGTGTTGAATTGGGTCTCTACTTTAAGTACGGTGATTACCTGGTCCCAATACCATATATGTGGAATTTCGGCATGCACACGGCCGAGTCTATACTTAATGCATCATCGATCTCCATAGGTCCAGGCATGGCGTTTGTGAAAAACGGTAATGAAGAACCAACATACATAATGGGTTACTTCGCCCTACTGACCATCTACAATAGCATTAATGGCGTGACAAACACATCAATAGTTACGCCTGGTACGCCAGTAAAAATCAGCGAGCCAGAAATTATCGTGTTTAATAATGGAACTAGGTATGTACTTCAGGGTTACGTAATCAATGGCAGTGAGTACTTAAGCACGGCAAGCCTTAGTATAGTCATTAATGGATCAACGAGCATAGACATTGAGTGGGTCAGGCAATACATGGTTAATGTAACAAGCCCAATACCAATACTGGTAAACGGCAACGCAACAAGCAACTACAGCGGTTGGGTAAACGCAGGCTCTACCATAACAATAAGTGCGCCAAAGTATTACGTGTTCAACAACGAAACAAGGCTTGCCTTTCAATACTTCTACGTCATTAACTACGAACCGTATTACACGATTAATTACCCATACAATGTGACATTTACCGTAGGCTCGCCAATGGCGTTTACGGCAGTATACACAAGGCAATACCTAGTGAGCATAATGTCTACGGCGCCCATTTACGTAAATGGCTCAGCGTACATGAACTACACGGGCTGGGTTAACGAAGGATCAACATTAGTACTAACAATACCAAGGTACTACCAACTCGGTAATGAAACACGCTATGTATTCAATGGAAATAACACGGCAATAGCACTTACAGTGGATGAACCAGAGGAATTATCCATAAATCAATGGACAAGGCAATACCTAATAAACATAACGAGCCAATACCCAGTAAACATAAATGGGACAACAACTACGCAATACACCGACTGGCTAGACGCGGGTTCAATAATCGTAGTAAGGCCAAGCACGGTATTTGCAGACGGCCTCCTACTTCAGGAACCTGGCCTCACACTGGTGGTTAATGGCCCCATGACCATTAGTATTAAATGGACGATAAACTGGGCGCTCACGGCAGCGCTTTATGCGGTCGTATTAATCATAATAGTCTCGATAATCCTATTGATAAGAAGATCGAGGAGAAAAGCGCCTCAGTATGAGGCTATGCCGTAA